Proteins co-encoded in one Pseudophryne corroboree isolate aPseCor3 chromosome 1, aPseCor3.hap2, whole genome shotgun sequence genomic window:
- the LOC135022587 gene encoding vomeronasal type-1 receptor 96-like, producing MLLTAPDIFSLTIYFAALFGTVANLVLIFAFVSNAIRNKVLQPLDKIIVNMAVVNLLLCFYKEIPGLLVFFNAKVFGTTGCRILLYFYHTLRLVSIWSVENLSFLHLIKIRRPGHCWSKFIHRHQAQYVSWSLAGCWAFSITFHIPYLLYKDSEAHNRSNMMMTSTNCIGPSQSVIVRVITYATVSVDFLVIVLVVLLNGFTIDLLIRHRRQVRDTLTIKRGWNKHTAQATKILLSLLLLYVICWISSDVVWIAIVSGLMGDDYDGDMLSALYGILSSVYYSVSSCIMVFGYRQVKDYLAEAASRCHLRRTPTTVQRMQQLQ from the coding sequence ATGCTATTAACTGCCCCAGATATTTTTTCTCTTACTATTTATTTTGCTGCTCTTTTTGGAACTGTTGCAAACTTGGTCCTCATCTTCGCCTTTGTCAGCAACGCCATCAGAAAcaaggtgttgcagcctctggacaAAATCATCGTCAACATGGCAGTGGTCAACCTTCTGCTGTGTTTCTACAAGGAGATCCCTGGACTGCTCGTGTTCTTCAACGCCAAAGTGTTTGGAACTACAGGCTGCAGGATCCTCCTCTATTTCTATCACACCCTCAGGCTGGTCAGCATCTGGTCTGTGGAGAACCTGAGTTTCCTCCACCTCATTAAGATAAGGAGACCTGGACATTGCTGGTCGAAGTTCATCCACCGGCACCAAGCGCAGTATGTCAGCTGGTCGCTTGCTGGCTGCTGGGCCTTCAGCATCACTTTCCATATACCGTACCTGCTGTACAAAGACTCGGAGGCTCATAATAGGAGTAACATGATGATGACAAGCACCAACTGCATTGGACCATCCCAAAGTGTAATTGTGAGAGTCATTACTTATGCCACGGTGAGCGTGGACTTCTTGGTGATAGTACTGGTGGTTCTCTTAAATGGGTTTACAATAGACCTGCTCATTAGGCACCGGAGACAAGTCCGGGACACACTGACCATCAAACGGGGCTGGAACAAGCACACAGCTCAGGCTACCAAGATACTGCTGTCTCTCCTCCTTCTCTACGTTATCTGTTGGATCTCCAGTGATGTGGTGTGGATAGCTATAGTCTCTGGGCTTATGGGAGACGATTACGACGGGGACATGCTCTCGGCTCTTTATGGCATCCTGTCCTCTGTATACTACTCGGTCAGCTCATGCATTATGGTGTTCGGGTACAGACAAGTGAAGGATTATTTAGCTGAGGCTGCAAGTCGCTGCCACTTAAGACGAACACCAACAACTGTACAGAGGATGCAACAATTGCAATAA